The following proteins are encoded in a genomic region of Bosea beijingensis:
- a CDS encoding DMT family transporter, producing the protein MDQITPAAMLETDARVRRRKRLAALGMLLAVLIYGSNFVISRHAVLNGLTQHDLMALRFATAGLLLLPIFLRPGLASCGGVGWKRGLWLTLSSGFPMTYLMLTGLTMAPAAHGATIGPGTVTLIGIIGSVVMFGAALTGRLMIGIAGVLAGLVCLGIAGSAGASAMTLRGDLCFLGVGLLWGFYPLMIQRWQVDGLKATAIVSVLSLVYLPIYFLFYFRGFDVAPWWVLVLHGFNQGVLNVIVGLWVWGWAAHVLGPSVVGRFPPLIPVTGTLLAIPILSEIPSSLQLAGIVLIIGGLFVASWRRPARQPKQDQVPDDRDGEAEAQRRP; encoded by the coding sequence ATGGACCAGATCACCCCCGCCGCCATGCTCGAGACGGATGCGAGGGTGCGCCGTCGCAAGCGCCTCGCGGCCTTGGGCATGCTGCTGGCCGTGCTGATATACGGCTCCAATTTCGTCATCAGCCGCCACGCCGTCCTGAACGGATTGACCCAGCATGACTTGATGGCGCTGCGCTTCGCGACTGCCGGCCTGTTGCTCCTGCCGATCTTCCTGCGGCCCGGCCTCGCGTCCTGCGGCGGTGTCGGCTGGAAGCGTGGCCTCTGGCTGACGCTGAGCAGCGGCTTCCCGATGACCTATCTGATGCTGACCGGCCTCACCATGGCACCCGCCGCCCATGGCGCGACGATCGGGCCGGGCACGGTGACGCTGATCGGCATCATCGGCTCCGTGGTGATGTTCGGCGCCGCGCTGACCGGGCGCCTGATGATCGGCATCGCCGGTGTGCTCGCCGGCCTCGTCTGCCTCGGCATCGCCGGCAGCGCCGGCGCCAGCGCCATGACGCTGCGCGGCGATCTCTGCTTCCTCGGTGTCGGCCTGCTCTGGGGCTTCTATCCCCTGATGATCCAGCGCTGGCAGGTCGACGGCCTCAAGGCGACGGCGATCGTCTCGGTGCTGTCGCTGGTCTACCTGCCTATCTATTTCCTGTTTTATTTCCGCGGTTTCGACGTCGCGCCCTGGTGGGTGCTGGTGCTCCACGGCTTCAATCAGGGCGTGCTCAACGTCATCGTCGGGCTCTGGGTCTGGGGCTGGGCCGCGCATGTGCTCGGACCGTCCGTGGTCGGACGTTTCCCGCCCTTGATTCCGGTCACCGGTACGCTGCTGGCAATCCCGATCCTGAGCGAAATCCCGTCCTCGCTCCAGCTCGCCGGCATCGTGCTGATCATCGGCGGCCTGTTCGTCGCGTCATGGCGCCGACCGGCGCGCCAGCCCAAGCAGGATCAGGTTCCAGATGACCGCGATGGCGAGGCCGAGGCCCAGCGCCGACCATGA
- the tgt gene encoding tRNA guanosine(34) transglycosylase Tgt: MTVQPHPAQPELAATPEFTFKVAARDGAARTGAISMPRGVIRTPAFMPVGTAATVKGMYPDQVRALGADVVLGNTYHLMLRPGAERVARLGGLHKFMNWPHPILTDSGGFQVMSLSQLRKLTEEGVTFRSHIDGSKHVLTPERSVEIQNLLGSDIVMQLDECVALPCEEKVAEKAMRLSLRWAERCKTAFGDHPGRALFGIVQGGDVPHLRVESARELAAMDLKGYAVGGLAVGEPQDVMLAMIDTVEPHLPQEKPRYLMGVGTPDDIVKSVARGIDMFDCVMPTRAGRHGQIFTRFGRMNLKNAKHAEDPRPVDEQSSCPAANGWSRAYLHHLVKAEEMLGKMLLTWVNLAYYQDLMAGLRAAIAAGRLDDFIAETKEGWERGEPA, translated from the coding sequence ATGACCGTTCAGCCCCATCCCGCGCAGCCCGAACTCGCTGCCACTCCCGAATTCACCTTCAAGGTCGCGGCCCGCGACGGCGCCGCGCGCACCGGCGCGATCAGCATGCCGCGCGGCGTCATCCGCACGCCGGCCTTCATGCCGGTCGGTACCGCCGCGACGGTCAAGGGCATGTATCCCGATCAGGTGAGGGCGCTCGGCGCCGATGTCGTGCTCGGCAACACCTATCACCTGATGCTGCGGCCCGGCGCCGAGCGCGTCGCGCGGCTCGGCGGCCTGCACAAGTTCATGAACTGGCCGCATCCGATCCTGACGGATTCGGGCGGGTTCCAGGTGATGTCGCTGTCGCAGCTCCGGAAGTTGACCGAGGAGGGCGTGACCTTCCGCTCCCATATCGACGGCTCGAAGCATGTGCTCACCCCGGAGCGCTCAGTCGAGATCCAGAACCTGCTCGGTTCCGATATCGTCATGCAGCTCGACGAATGCGTGGCGCTGCCCTGCGAGGAGAAGGTCGCGGAGAAGGCGATGCGCCTGTCGCTGCGCTGGGCCGAGCGCTGCAAGACGGCATTCGGCGACCATCCGGGGCGGGCGCTGTTCGGCATCGTGCAGGGCGGAGACGTGCCGCATCTGCGCGTCGAGAGCGCGCGTGAGCTCGCCGCCATGGACCTCAAGGGCTATGCGGTCGGCGGATTGGCCGTCGGCGAGCCGCAGGACGTGATGCTGGCGATGATCGATACGGTCGAGCCGCATCTGCCGCAGGAGAAGCCGCGCTACCTGATGGGCGTCGGCACGCCCGACGACATCGTGAAATCGGTCGCACGGGGCATCGACATGTTCGACTGCGTGATGCCGACGCGGGCCGGCCGCCACGGCCAGATCTTCACCCGCTTCGGCCGGATGAACCTGAAGAACGCCAAGCATGCCGAGGACCCGCGCCCGGTCGACGAGCAGTCCTCCTGCCCGGCCGCCAATGGCTGGTCGCGCGCCTATCTGCACCATCTCGTCAAGGCCGAGGAGATGCTCGGCAAGATGCTGCTGACCTGGGTCAACCTCGCCTATTACCAGGACCTGATGGCCGGCCTGCGCGCCGCGATCGCCGCCGGGCGGCTCGACGATTTCATCGCCGAGACCAAGGAAGGCTGGGAGAGGGGCGAGCCGGCTTGA
- a CDS encoding ArsC family reductase, translating into MAITIYGIKNCDTMKKARTWLDGHGVTVAFHDYKASGIDKASLERWVKEHGWETVLNRAGTTFRALPDAEKQGLDAGKAIALMLAQPSMIKRPVLDLGKGKTIVGFKPEVYAAAVAKG; encoded by the coding sequence GTGGCTATCACGATCTACGGCATCAAGAACTGCGACACGATGAAGAAGGCGCGCACCTGGCTCGACGGCCATGGTGTAACTGTGGCGTTCCATGACTACAAGGCGAGCGGGATCGACAAGGCTTCGCTCGAACGCTGGGTCAAGGAGCACGGCTGGGAGACGGTGCTGAACCGCGCCGGGACGACCTTCCGCGCGCTGCCCGATGCCGAGAAGCAGGGGCTCGATGCGGGCAAGGCGATCGCGCTGATGCTGGCGCAGCCCTCGATGATCAAGCGGCCGGTGCTCGACCTGGGCAAAGGCAAGACGATCGTCGGCTTCAAGCCGGAGGTCTACGCGGCGGCGGTGGCGAAGGGCTGA
- a CDS encoding glutathione S-transferase N-terminal domain-containing protein produces the protein MADLSAFPITKRWPAAHPDRIQLYSLPTPNGVKVSIALEELELPYEPHLIDIGKNETWGPEFLSLNPNGKIPAIIDPNGPDGKPMGLWESGAILLYLAEKTGKLLPKDPATRYETIQWVFFQMAAIGPMFGQLGFFHKFAGREYEDKRPRDRYANESKRLLGVLEDRLASRTWIMGDDYSIADIAILGWVRNLVGFYGAGELVDYAKLTHVPIWLERCLSRPAVQRGLDSPKRPA, from the coding sequence ATGGCCGATCTCTCCGCTTTCCCGATCACCAAGCGCTGGCCGGCAGCGCATCCCGACCGCATCCAGCTCTATTCGCTGCCGACGCCCAATGGCGTGAAGGTCTCGATCGCGCTGGAGGAGCTGGAGCTGCCCTATGAGCCGCATCTCATCGATATCGGCAAGAACGAGACCTGGGGGCCAGAATTCCTGTCGCTGAACCCCAACGGCAAGATCCCGGCGATCATCGATCCCAACGGCCCGGATGGAAAGCCGATGGGCCTGTGGGAATCCGGCGCGATCCTGCTCTATCTCGCGGAGAAGACCGGCAAGCTCCTGCCGAAGGACCCCGCCACCCGCTACGAGACCATCCAGTGGGTGTTTTTCCAGATGGCGGCGATCGGCCCGATGTTCGGCCAGCTCGGCTTCTTCCATAAATTTGCCGGCCGCGAATACGAGGACAAGCGCCCGCGCGACCGCTACGCCAACGAGAGCAAGCGCCTGCTCGGCGTGCTGGAAGATCGGCTCGCGAGCCGTACCTGGATCATGGGCGACGACTACAGCATCGCCGATATCGCGATCCTCGGCTGGGTGCGCAATCTCGTCGGTTTCTACGGCGCGGGCGAGCTCGTCGACTATGCGAAGCTGACGCATGTGCCGATCTGGCTGGAGCGCTGCCTGTCGCGCCCGGCCGTGCAGCGCGGCCTCGACAGCCCGAAGCGCCCGGCCTGA
- a CDS encoding 2'-5' RNA ligase family protein has product MQLILDLNGGREFRPRKGGRPPRYFFALLPDADVEPQIHGLAQTLHDRLRPMKPPRGLGKYHVTLRGIAVPDGPFGQTVEMARTIAKEIQKTSFAVKLNQGASFGAAPKHAFSLTTWEDLPGVNGLSVSLDGALRRAGIKTDKQKFWPHVTIFYDRITRPPIDVPALHWQVREFFLIESIDRRPYQILGSWPLG; this is encoded by the coding sequence ATGCAGCTCATTCTCGACCTCAACGGTGGGCGAGAGTTCCGGCCGCGCAAAGGCGGTCGGCCGCCCCGCTATTTCTTCGCGCTCCTTCCGGATGCGGATGTCGAACCGCAGATTCACGGATTGGCGCAAACCCTGCACGATCGGCTTCGCCCCATGAAGCCACCGCGTGGCTTGGGCAAATATCATGTGACCTTACGTGGAATTGCGGTGCCCGATGGGCCGTTCGGGCAGACCGTCGAGATGGCACGCACGATTGCAAAGGAGATTCAAAAGACTTCCTTCGCAGTCAAACTCAACCAGGGGGCGAGTTTCGGTGCCGCGCCGAAACATGCTTTCTCACTGACGACGTGGGAGGACTTGCCCGGAGTCAACGGCTTGTCAGTCTCTCTTGATGGAGCCTTACGGCGGGCCGGGATCAAGACTGACAAGCAGAAATTCTGGCCACACGTGACCATATTCTATGATCGAATTACGCGCCCGCCCATCGATGTGCCGGCGTTGCACTGGCAAGTGCGAGAGTTCTTCCTGATCGAGAGTATCGACCGCAGGCCCTATCAGATTCTGGGCTCCTGGCCGCTCGGCTGA
- a CDS encoding M20/M25/M40 family metallo-hydrolase, with protein sequence MASSDALAAVFDHIETNRSAFLDRLIAYLRHPSISAENIGIAEVGLLLVDLLTEIGLETSLIPTEGHPVVVARWEKAPGKPTVLLYGHYDVQPPDPLDKWVSPPFEPTIRDGRLYARGVGDNKGQHFAQILAIESHLKVHGELPCNVILVLEGEEEIGSPNIAGFVRANPHLLKADLAVTADGPRHASGAPSIKFGSRGVVSFDLRCRHASRDVHSGNFGGVVPNPIWTLVHLLATMKNPEGEITIEGLHDAVEPPTAEELEAVERLPLNIEAFKKGVGLARLDAPADRPFYERLCFRPTLTINGFHGGYGGPGTKTVLPNEALVKCDIRLVEAQDPEDILRKVRAHVEKHAPEVEFICEEKGMQPSKTSIASPYTAPLRRAFVAAQGEEPLLIPAGFGSLPNYVFTKILGIPAFVTPYANHDEANHAPNENMTLDCFYSGLRTGAALLHELGQLGKAD encoded by the coding sequence ATGGCTTCCTCAGACGCACTCGCCGCGGTCTTCGACCATATCGAAACCAATCGCAGCGCCTTCCTCGACCGGCTCATCGCCTATCTGCGCCACCCCAGCATCAGCGCCGAGAATATCGGGATCGCCGAGGTCGGCCTGCTGCTCGTCGACCTGCTGACCGAGATCGGCCTCGAGACCAGCCTGATCCCGACCGAGGGACACCCGGTCGTCGTCGCGCGCTGGGAAAAGGCGCCGGGCAAGCCGACCGTGCTGCTCTACGGCCATTACGACGTGCAGCCGCCGGACCCGCTCGACAAGTGGGTCTCGCCGCCCTTCGAGCCGACAATCCGCGACGGCCGACTCTATGCGCGCGGCGTCGGCGACAACAAGGGCCAGCATTTCGCCCAGATCCTCGCGATCGAATCCCATCTCAAGGTCCATGGCGAATTGCCCTGCAACGTCATCCTCGTGCTTGAGGGCGAGGAGGAGATCGGCAGCCCGAACATCGCCGGCTTCGTCCGCGCCAACCCGCATCTGCTCAAGGCCGACCTCGCCGTCACCGCCGACGGCCCGCGCCATGCCAGCGGCGCGCCCTCGATCAAGTTCGGTTCGCGCGGCGTCGTCTCCTTCGACCTGCGCTGCCGCCATGCCAGCCGCGACGTCCATTCCGGCAATTTCGGCGGCGTCGTGCCGAACCCGATCTGGACGCTGGTCCATCTCCTCGCGACGATGAAGAACCCCGAGGGCGAGATCACCATCGAGGGTCTGCATGACGCGGTCGAGCCGCCGACGGCCGAAGAGCTGGAAGCGGTCGAGCGCCTGCCGCTCAACATCGAGGCCTTCAAGAAGGGTGTGGGCCTCGCTCGCCTCGACGCGCCGGCGGATCGCCCGTTCTACGAGCGCCTCTGCTTCCGTCCGACGCTGACCATCAACGGCTTCCATGGCGGCTATGGCGGGCCGGGCACCAAGACCGTGCTGCCGAACGAGGCGCTGGTGAAATGCGATATCCGCCTCGTCGAGGCGCAGGACCCGGAGGACATCCTGCGCAAGGTCCGGGCGCACGTCGAAAAGCACGCGCCCGAAGTCGAGTTCATCTGCGAGGAAAAGGGCATGCAGCCCTCCAAGACCTCGATCGCCTCGCCCTATACCGCACCGCTGCGCCGCGCCTTCGTGGCGGCCCAGGGTGAAGAGCCCCTGCTGATCCCGGCCGGCTTCGGCAGCCTGCCGAACTACGTCTTCACCAAGATTTTGGGCATCCCGGCCTTCGTGACGCCCTACGCCAATCACGACGAGGCCAACCACGCCCCGAACGAGAACATGACGCTGGACTGCTTCTACAGCGGCCTTCGCACGGGCGCGGCGCTGCTGCACGAGCTCGGCCAGTTGGGGAAGGCGGACTGA
- a CDS encoding enoyl-CoA hydratase/isomerase family protein: MNDEILYAVEGGVGTITLNRPQARNALTFAMYERIAEICRDPAAHGDPRVIVMTGAGDKAFAAGTDIAQFRSFSSAEDALAYEERIETVIGTIESCPVPTLAAISGAFTGGGAAIGLACDLRIATQTARFGFPIARTLGNCLSMENYGRLYAILGPARVKDIVFTARLVEAEEGARIGLYNELVPDHEALMRRARELAETIAGHAPLTMRATKEAMRRLTAATAAGIDGHDLVTLCYTSADFREGMEAFLGKRTPDWQGR; encoded by the coding sequence GTGAACGACGAAATCCTGTATGCGGTCGAGGGCGGGGTCGGCACGATCACGCTCAACCGGCCCCAGGCGCGCAACGCGCTGACCTTCGCCATGTACGAGCGCATCGCCGAGATCTGCCGCGACCCGGCCGCCCATGGCGATCCACGCGTCATCGTCATGACCGGGGCGGGCGACAAGGCCTTCGCGGCGGGCACCGACATCGCGCAGTTCCGTTCCTTCTCCAGCGCCGAGGATGCGCTGGCCTATGAGGAGCGGATCGAGACGGTGATCGGCACGATCGAGAGCTGCCCGGTGCCGACGCTGGCCGCGATTTCCGGCGCCTTCACCGGCGGTGGGGCGGCGATCGGGCTCGCCTGCGACCTGCGCATCGCGACGCAGACGGCGCGTTTCGGTTTCCCGATCGCGCGCACGCTCGGCAACTGCCTGTCGATGGAGAATTACGGGCGGCTCTACGCCATTCTCGGCCCGGCGCGGGTCAAGGACATCGTCTTCACCGCGCGGCTGGTCGAGGCGGAGGAGGGGGCGCGGATCGGGCTCTATAACGAGCTGGTGCCTGACCATGAGGCGCTGATGCGCCGGGCTCGCGAGCTGGCGGAGACCATCGCCGGGCATGCGCCGCTGACGATGCGGGCGACCAAGGAAGCGATGCGTCGCCTCACCGCCGCGACCGCCGCCGGGATCGACGGCCACGACCTCGTGACGCTCTGCTACACCAGTGCCGACTTCCGCGAGGGCATGGAAGCCTTCCTCGGCAAGCGGACGCCGGATTGGCAGGGCAGGTAG
- a CDS encoding CaiB/BaiF CoA transferase family protein, translating to MPQPRPSTALAGLKVLDLTRVRAGPTCVRVFADFGADVIKVESPPGLDPNENMSGPRLGYDMQNLHRNKRSLALNLKTQEGKAILMKLVDEADLVVENFRPDVKERLGLDFETLHARNPRLILVSISGFGQSGPYRTRAGFDQIAQGMGGMMSVTGLPGQGPVRAGIALADSSAGLYGAVGALVALQERAVSGRGQWVQTSLLEAQIAMMDFQAARYLVEGSVPPQSGNDHPYQTPMGVYRTRDGAINLGVGGEEQWRAFCRAIGRPEWGTDVRYDSSEKRFARRPELRELIEEIFAGADSAHWLEAMERNSVPAGPIYAVDEMFEDPQVRHLGIAKPLNHPELGDIRLIGQPVTLSRTPADVATPTPAAGAHNDEILADLGYDEAGLARLRADGVI from the coding sequence ATGCCGCAGCCGAGACCGTCCACCGCGCTTGCCGGGCTCAAGGTGCTGGATTTGACGCGGGTGCGTGCCGGGCCGACCTGCGTGCGCGTCTTCGCCGATTTCGGGGCGGACGTGATCAAGGTCGAGAGCCCGCCGGGGCTCGATCCCAACGAGAACATGAGCGGGCCGCGCCTCGGCTACGACATGCAGAACCTGCATCGCAACAAGCGCTCGCTGGCGCTGAACCTCAAGACGCAAGAGGGCAAGGCGATCCTGATGAAGCTCGTCGACGAGGCCGATCTCGTCGTTGAGAATTTCCGGCCGGACGTGAAGGAGCGGCTCGGGCTCGATTTCGAGACGCTGCATGCGCGCAATCCGCGCCTGATCCTGGTCTCGATCTCCGGCTTCGGCCAGTCCGGCCCATACCGGACGCGCGCCGGCTTCGACCAGATCGCGCAGGGCATGGGCGGGATGATGTCGGTGACCGGCCTGCCGGGACAAGGGCCGGTGCGGGCCGGGATCGCGCTCGCCGATTCCTCGGCCGGCCTCTATGGCGCGGTCGGCGCGCTGGTCGCGCTGCAGGAGCGGGCGGTCTCGGGGCGGGGGCAATGGGTGCAGACCTCGCTGCTCGAAGCCCAGATCGCGATGATGGATTTTCAAGCCGCGCGCTATCTCGTCGAGGGCTCGGTGCCACCGCAATCGGGCAACGATCACCCCTACCAGACGCCGATGGGCGTCTACCGGACGCGCGACGGCGCGATCAATCTGGGCGTTGGCGGCGAGGAGCAGTGGCGCGCCTTCTGCCGGGCGATCGGACGGCCGGAATGGGGCACCGATGTGCGCTATGACAGCTCGGAGAAACGCTTCGCCCGCCGGCCGGAATTGCGGGAACTGATCGAAGAGATTTTCGCCGGGGCGGACAGCGCCCATTGGCTGGAGGCGATGGAACGCAACAGCGTTCCGGCCGGGCCGATCTATGCGGTCGACGAGATGTTCGAGGACCCGCAGGTGCGCCATCTCGGCATCGCCAAGCCGCTGAACCATCCCGAGCTTGGCGATATCCGCCTGATCGGCCAGCCGGTGACGCTGTCGCGCACGCCGGCCGATGTCGCGACGCCGACGCCTGCGGCCGGTGCGCATAACGACGAGATTCTGGCCGATCTCGGTTATGACGAAGCCGGGCTCGCGCGCTTGCGGGCCGATGGCGTGATCTGA
- a CDS encoding aspartate aminotransferase family protein, whose product MTDTGSQQAGALRFDESARQIAANARFIAGGVNSNFRLGMQPGPLVFERGEGAYLIDADGNRIIDYYCGMGATVLGHTPAGVIEAVKRQAEKGILFAGQMPIEAEAAQLICERIPSAERLRFGSSGSEVAQAAMRLARAATGKHTIVKFEGHYHGWFDNILWSTAPGLNAAGPEEAPTPVIGSKGQDPEAGAGLSILGWNDLAALEARLAKGDVAGVLMEPAMCNQGAIAPAPGYLEGALAACRKHGAILIFDEVITGFRLGRGGAQERFGVTPDLTLMAKAIANGFPVAAIAGRADLLDLFADGVLHGGTFNAQPVAMAALVATQKALTPEHYERSSAHGQRLQDGIRTILKEAGIKAQVAGFPLMFHVAFGLDAPARNYRDVARADKAAYSRFAHELLKRGVRVLERGAWFVSSEHDAAVVDATLAAVRDAARAVA is encoded by the coding sequence GTGACAGACACTGGCAGCCAGCAGGCGGGCGCTCTGCGCTTCGACGAATCCGCCCGGCAGATCGCGGCGAATGCGCGTTTCATCGCGGGCGGCGTGAACAGCAATTTTCGGTTGGGCATGCAGCCAGGGCCGCTCGTCTTCGAGCGCGGCGAGGGCGCCTATCTGATCGATGCCGATGGCAACCGGATCATCGACTATTACTGCGGCATGGGCGCGACCGTGCTCGGCCACACGCCGGCTGGCGTCATCGAGGCCGTGAAGCGCCAGGCGGAGAAGGGCATCCTGTTCGCAGGCCAGATGCCGATCGAGGCGGAAGCCGCGCAACTGATCTGCGAGCGCATTCCCTCGGCGGAACGGCTGCGCTTCGGCTCATCGGGTTCGGAGGTGGCGCAGGCCGCGATGCGACTGGCGCGTGCGGCCACCGGCAAGCACACCATCGTCAAGTTCGAGGGGCATTATCACGGCTGGTTCGACAACATCCTGTGGTCGACCGCGCCGGGGCTGAACGCGGCAGGCCCGGAGGAGGCGCCGACGCCGGTGATCGGTAGCAAGGGCCAGGACCCGGAAGCGGGCGCGGGGCTCTCGATCCTCGGCTGGAACGATCTCGCGGCGCTGGAAGCCCGGCTCGCGAAGGGCGATGTCGCCGGCGTGCTGATGGAGCCGGCGATGTGCAACCAGGGCGCCATCGCGCCTGCGCCGGGCTATCTGGAAGGTGCGCTCGCTGCCTGCCGCAAGCATGGCGCGATCCTGATCTTCGACGAGGTCATCACGGGCTTCCGGCTCGGACGCGGCGGGGCGCAGGAGCGCTTCGGCGTGACGCCGGACCTCACCTTGATGGCGAAGGCGATCGCCAACGGCTTCCCGGTCGCGGCGATTGCGGGCCGGGCCGACCTGCTCGACCTCTTCGCCGACGGCGTGCTGCATGGCGGCACCTTCAACGCCCAGCCGGTCGCGATGGCGGCGCTGGTTGCGACACAGAAGGCGCTGACGCCGGAGCATTACGAGCGCAGCTCCGCCCATGGCCAGCGCTTGCAGGACGGTATCCGCACCATCCTGAAGGAGGCGGGCATCAAGGCACAGGTCGCCGGCTTCCCGCTGATGTTCCATGTCGCCTTCGGGCTCGACGCGCCGGCGCGGAACTACCGGGACGTCGCGCGGGCCGATAAGGCCGCCTATAGCCGCTTCGCCCATGAACTGCTGAAGCGCGGCGTGCGCGTGCTGGAGCGCGGCGCCTGGTTCGTGTCGTCGGAGCATGATGCGGCGGTGGTCGATGCGACGCTGGCCGCGGTGCGGGACGCGGCGCGGGCGGTGGCGTAG
- a CDS encoding IclR family transcriptional regulator — protein MPKKTDNPYVVQPVMKALKVLELVARHGHEIALTAVSKELKIPKTTTFRYLQTLTAAGFLDHNRATDRYNLGPQLRSIARADASVSKVRELARPAMIELMQEFNETVNLAVKGNGRVVYIDLIEANRSLRMQARIGESHPMHSTALGKAILAFLPEAERQRQLDLPLTERTGRTLLEREEIERQLRQVARTGYATEMGENEDGAMCVGVPILDEDGYPVAALSISAPLMRMPHSLAAKVGTRLREVAAGISTHLGSRPTADLR, from the coding sequence ATGCCTAAGAAAACCGACAACCCCTATGTCGTGCAGCCGGTGATGAAGGCGCTGAAGGTGCTTGAGCTGGTCGCCCGCCACGGCCACGAGATCGCGCTCACCGCCGTCAGCAAGGAGCTCAAGATTCCGAAGACGACGACCTTCCGCTATCTGCAGACGCTGACGGCAGCCGGTTTCCTCGACCACAACCGCGCTACCGACCGCTACAATCTCGGGCCGCAACTGCGATCCATCGCCCGCGCGGATGCCAGCGTCAGCAAGGTCCGCGAGCTGGCCCGCCCGGCCATGATCGAATTGATGCAGGAGTTCAACGAGACCGTGAACCTCGCGGTCAAGGGCAATGGCAGGGTCGTCTATATCGACCTGATCGAGGCCAACCGCTCGCTCAGGATGCAGGCCCGCATCGGCGAGAGTCACCCGATGCACTCGACCGCACTCGGCAAGGCGATCCTGGCCTTCCTGCCCGAGGCGGAACGGCAGCGGCAACTCGACCTGCCGCTCACCGAACGCACCGGCCGCACCCTGCTCGAGCGCGAGGAGATCGAGCGGCAGCTCCGGCAGGTCGCCCGCACCGGCTACGCCACGGAAATGGGCGAGAACGAGGACGGCGCGATGTGCGTCGGCGTGCCGATACTCGACGAGGACGGCTATCCCGTCGCGGCGCTCAGCATCTCCGCGCCCCTCATGCGGATGCCGCATTCGCTGGCGGCCAAGGTCGGGACTCGTCTGCGCGAGGTCGCAGCCGGCATCTCGACCCATCTCGGCTCGCGCCCGACCGCGGACCTGCGTTAG
- a CDS encoding ABC transporter permease — MTAYVLRRLFQMLPVLLLASFAIFAMIYAVPGGPVAVIVGENAGPEEIAAAIQRYGLDRPMVVQYLDWLGRAATGDFGLSLHSRQPVLQLIGERLPATLQLALAAIFVALVIGIPVAIASAVKPNSWLDRLLSGWSALALGVPTFWLGILLILLFAVELRWLPSASRHVPFWESPVDALRSLALPAITLGTYVSGILARFLRASLIGEARADYVRTARAKGVPENRIVGFHIMRNALLPFVTIVGLMMANFIGGAVVTEAVFTYPGLGRLLIQAISTRDYPLIQGCILVILVAYMLINLTVDMLYAWIDPRIEYR, encoded by the coding sequence ATGACGGCTTATGTCCTGCGCCGCCTGTTCCAGATGCTGCCGGTGCTGCTGCTCGCCTCCTTCGCGATCTTCGCGATGATCTATGCCGTGCCCGGCGGGCCGGTCGCGGTGATCGTCGGGGAGAATGCCGGGCCGGAGGAGATCGCCGCCGCGATCCAGCGCTACGGGCTCGACCGGCCGATGGTGGTGCAATATCTGGATTGGCTGGGCCGCGCGGCTACGGGCGATTTCGGGCTCTCGCTGCATAGCCGCCAGCCGGTCCTGCAACTGATCGGCGAGCGCTTGCCGGCAACGTTGCAACTGGCGCTGGCGGCAATCTTCGTCGCGCTCGTCATCGGCATCCCGGTGGCGATCGCGAGCGCCGTGAAGCCGAATTCCTGGCTCGACCGCCTGCTCAGTGGCTGGAGTGCGCTCGCGCTGGGCGTGCCGACCTTCTGGCTCGGCATCCTCCTGATCCTGCTGTTTGCGGTGGAACTGCGCTGGCTGCCCTCGGCCTCGCGCCACGTTCCATTCTGGGAGTCGCCGGTCGATGCTTTGCGCAGCCTGGCGCTGCCGGCGATCACGCTCGGCACCTATGTCTCCGGCATTCTGGCGCGGTTCCTGCGGGCGTCGCTGATCGGAGAGGCGCGGGCCGATTACGTCCGCACGGCGCGGGCCAAGGGCGTGCCTGAAAACCGCATCGTCGGCTTCCACATCATGCGCAACGCGCTGCTGCCCTTCGTCACCATCGTCGGCTTGATGATGGCGAATTTCATCGGCGGGGCCGTGGTGACGGAGGCTGTCTTCACCTATCCGGGGCTCGGGCGCCTGCTGATCCAGGCGATCAGCACGCGCGACTATCCGCTGATTCAGGGCTGCATCCTGGTGATCCTGGTCGCGTACATGCTGATCAACCTCACGGTCGACATGCTCTATGCCTGGATCGACCCGCGGATCGAATACCGATGA